CGACGCTCATGAAGGCCGGGGTCTCGATGGTTCCGTGGGGCGTCGTGAGTTGTCCGCAGCGCGCCGCGCCATCGCGCGCCTTGCATTCGAATGAAAAACCATCGGCGATCATTGCGTACTCACAGAATCAACATGGCATCGCCGTAGGAGTAAAACCGATACTCCCCAGCGATTGCCTCGCGGTAGGCCGCGAGGATGTGTTCTCGCCCCGCAAAGGCCGCCACCAGCAGCAGCAGCGACGAGCGGGGCAGGTGAAAGTTGGTCACG
This genomic interval from Myxococcales bacterium contains the following:
- a CDS encoding S-adenosylmethionine:tRNA ribosyltransferase-isomerase encodes the protein VTNFHLPRSSLLLLVAAFAGREHILAAYREAIAGEYRFYSYGDAMLIL